AGGCGATGAATTTGGATACGTAATAAGTGGGAAGTTGGAATTAATTTTAGATGGAAAAGTATATAAAGTAAATCAAGGCGACTGTTTTTACTACTGTTCAGATAGGAAACATAAAATAAGAAATCCATATGAAAAGAGCGTAAAATTTCTCTGGATAGATATTGAATAAAAAATCTTTAAAAGGGGAGGGATTGTTATGAAAAGCTTAGGAAGACATATCATAGCAGAATTTTATGACTGTGACAAGGAAATTCTTGACAATGTTGAAAAAATTGAGCAATCAATGAAAAATGCAGCGTATGAAACTGGTGCTACGCTAGTTAACTCCTCATTCCATAGATTCCTCCCTTACGGAGTAAGTGGAGTAGTAGTTATATCAGAATCTCATTTAACAATCCATACATGGCCTGAATACGGTTACGCCGCTGTAGATTTGTTTACATGTGGAGATGATGTAGATCCATGGAAGGCTTTTACATATCTTAAAGAAGTTTTGAAATCCCAAAGAGTACATGTTGTAGAACATTTAAGGGGGAAATACGACGAAATAGGAATTCCAGAAAATTCCCCGCATAAAATGGAGGTGTAAGTATGTCCGAAAAAAAAATAATCGATGGAATGCAATATGGCTTTGTACCTAATAGACATCTCTGGTACTTTGAATATTACACTCCAGGTAATTGTGGTATTTTCATGAAAATGAATAAACATCTTTATAGTGCACAAAGTAAATATCAAAGAATAGATATTTTCGAAACGGATTTCTTTGGTAGAGTCTTTTCATTAGATGGAATTACAATGACTACAGAAAAGGATGACTTTTTCTACCACGAAATGCTAGTTCATGTACCAATGTTCATGCATCCAAACCCAAAAAAGGTATTAGTAATTGGTGGCGGTGACGGTGGAAGTGTAAGAGAAGTATTGAAACACAAAAGTGTAGAAAAAGTTATAATGTGTGAAATTGACGAAATGGTTGTCGAAGCAGCAAAAAAATATCTTCCTGTCACAGCTTCAAAATTGGATGACCCAAGGGTAGAACTTGTCTTTGAAGATGGTTCTCAATTTGTAAGGAATTTTAAAAATGAATTTGATGTAATTATAATTGATTCAACAGATCCAACAGCAGGTGAAGGAGGGCACCTATTTACTGAAGATTTTTACAAAGCATGTTTTGATGCTCTCAAGGAAAATGGTACTTTTTCTGCTGAATCAGAAGATTGGTTATATGATGGTGCATGGTTAAGACTTGCATATTCTAGAATAAAGAAAGTATTCCCTGTTACAAAACTATACCTTGGATTTATGCCAACTTATCCAAGTGGTATGTGGGGTTACACATTTGCATCAAAAGGAGTTGATCCTATTAAAGATTTTGATCCTGAAAAAGTTAAGAACTTTGGCGAAGAATTAAAATATTACAACGAAGAAATTCATAAAGCTGCATTTGCCTTGCCAACTTTCTTAAAAAAGGAATTAGAGAATTTATAATGTATAAATCAATTTAATAATTTGTTGGATGGACAAGTCGTCCATCCATTTTTATTGAAAAAATATAGTGAAGGAGGTTGAAAAAATGAAAAAATTTTGGATTACTTTAATATTAATTGCCGTCGTCGTAGTTGTTACATTTGTTGCTATTCCTAAAAAGAAAGTACTTTACATATACAACTGGGAAGAATATATTCCAGAAGAGGTAATTAAATCTTTTGAAGAAAAATACAATTGTAAAGTGGTTTACGATTCTTTTGCTTCGAATGAAGAAATGTATGCAAAAATCAAAGCTGGTGGTGGGGGATACGATATAGTTTTCCCATCGGGAGATCACGTATCAATAATGAAAAAAGAAGGTTTGTTATTAAAATTAGATCTTTCAAAAATACCTAATTTTAAATATCTAGACAAAGAAATCCTTTCAAAAACAATTTATGATCCAAATCACGAATATAGCGTACCATACATGCTAGGATCAACAGGAATTGCTGTTAACAAAAAATATGTTAAAGATTATGAACATTCATGGGCTATATTTGAAGATGAAAGATTGAAAGGAAAAATGACACTTCTTGACGATATGAGAGAAGTATTTGGTGGAGCATTAAAATATCTAGGGTATTCTGTTAATACAACAAATCCTAAAGAAATAGAAGAAGCAAAACAATTGATACTTAAATGGAAAAAAAATATTGTAAAATTTGATGCATCTTCATATGCAAATGGAATAGTGAATGGTGAATACTGGGTAGTTCATGGATACGGTGAAGATATATTCCAGAGAGTTCCAGAAGGTGAAGAAGATAATTTTGATTTCTTTATTCCAAAAGAAGGTGGAACTTTATGGATCGATAACATGGTTATACTCAAAGATGCAAAAAATGTTGACCTTGCATACAAATTTATAAATCACATTCTTGATCCTAAAAATGCTGCAATAATTGCCGAATTTTTAGGACTTCCTTCACCAAATACAGAAGCAAGAAAATATATTACAAGTGAACCTATTTATACTTTAGAAGATCTCAAAAACTGTGAATTTATAAATGATTTAGGCGATGCAATAGAATTATATAACAAAGCATGGCAAGAAATAATTATGTAAATAAGGTGAAAAAGAATGATAGGAAGTCACGTATCAATTAAAGGTATTAATAAATGGTTTGGAGATTTTCAAGTATTAAAAAATGTTAACCTTGAAGTCAAGAAGGGAGAATTTTTCTCCCTTCTTGGTCCTTCAGGTTGTGGTAAAACAACTCTTTTGAGAATAATAGCAGGTCTTGAAAACGCTGATGAAGGAGATATAAAATTTGACAATGTTTCTATTCTTTCTATACCTCCTCATAAAAGACCTGTAAATACAATTTTCCAAAACTATGCACTCTTTCCACATTTAAACGTATTTGAAAATATTGCCTTTTCACTGAGGTTAAAAAAATATTCAGAAAATGAAATTAAAGAAAAAGTTGAAAAATTACTAAATTTAATTAGATTGGAAGAACATGCATATAAAAAACCTAACCAACTCTCAGGTGGTCAAAGACAAAGAGTAGCCATTGCAAGAGCTCTTGCAAATGAACCAAAAGTTCTCTTACTTGACGAACCTGTA
This genomic stretch from Thermosipho africanus Ob7 harbors:
- the speD gene encoding adenosylmethionine decarboxylase, translating into MKSLGRHIIAEFYDCDKEILDNVEKIEQSMKNAAYETGATLVNSSFHRFLPYGVSGVVVISESHLTIHTWPEYGYAAVDLFTCGDDVDPWKAFTYLKEVLKSQRVHVVEHLRGKYDEIGIPENSPHKMEV
- the speE gene encoding polyamine aminopropyltransferase; translation: MSEKKIIDGMQYGFVPNRHLWYFEYYTPGNCGIFMKMNKHLYSAQSKYQRIDIFETDFFGRVFSLDGITMTTEKDDFFYHEMLVHVPMFMHPNPKKVLVIGGGDGGSVREVLKHKSVEKVIMCEIDEMVVEAAKKYLPVTASKLDDPRVELVFEDGSQFVRNFKNEFDVIIIDSTDPTAGEGGHLFTEDFYKACFDALKENGTFSAESEDWLYDGAWLRLAYSRIKKVFPVTKLYLGFMPTYPSGMWGYTFASKGVDPIKDFDPEKVKNFGEELKYYNEEIHKAAFALPTFLKKELENL
- a CDS encoding extracellular solute-binding protein; the protein is MKKFWITLILIAVVVVVTFVAIPKKKVLYIYNWEEYIPEEVIKSFEEKYNCKVVYDSFASNEEMYAKIKAGGGGYDIVFPSGDHVSIMKKEGLLLKLDLSKIPNFKYLDKEILSKTIYDPNHEYSVPYMLGSTGIAVNKKYVKDYEHSWAIFEDERLKGKMTLLDDMREVFGGALKYLGYSVNTTNPKEIEEAKQLILKWKKNIVKFDASSYANGIVNGEYWVVHGYGEDIFQRVPEGEEDNFDFFIPKEGGTLWIDNMVILKDAKNVDLAYKFINHILDPKNAAIIAEFLGLPSPNTEARKYITSEPIYTLEDLKNCEFINDLGDAIELYNKAWQEIIM